One segment of Yersinia kristensenii DNA contains the following:
- a CDS encoding exo-beta-N-acetylmuramidase NamZ family protein, with protein MRYFLQILLCLCSLFFISAGYASVTQEIILGVDQEDVYGPLLKNKRVGLMVNQSSINKEGRHTIDKLLSEQDKFHFTVKKLFSVEHGIRGNADAGLGDNNHIDKQSGLPIISLYGRDKDGRVRAHPTEAQLSDVDIVIYDLQDVGVRYFTYTISMHHMLESLQKYHKQFMVFDRPNPLGNYVYGPILEEENISGIGMHPIPMVHGLTSGEFARMIVNEGWLTHFDDSNWQAFGIKAYQFPPEDLTVIAMENYTHDLPYSLPVRPSPNLRSDLAIQLYPSLGLFEATSVNMGRGSDHPFEQLGFPSKYFYTNTCYHVDINQQKTGWPQAGKEVCGEKFAAINISDFKPTIGYFVEWWFKFKEAGYSMVVPPQSEENYLDYQEKYFLIRPLWLAKLTGTRNLVKLMEEANEKKLTVDETIHYLESYWQPGVDNYLKLREKYKIYP; from the coding sequence ATGAGGTATTTCCTGCAGATATTACTATGTCTATGTTCATTGTTTTTTATCAGCGCTGGCTATGCCAGCGTTACCCAAGAAATTATTTTAGGCGTTGATCAGGAAGATGTTTATGGGCCACTGTTAAAAAATAAACGAGTGGGTTTGATGGTCAACCAAAGCTCGATTAACAAAGAAGGGCGTCATACCATCGACAAATTGTTATCTGAACAAGATAAATTCCATTTTACTGTAAAAAAATTATTCTCCGTTGAGCACGGTATCCGTGGGAATGCAGATGCCGGATTAGGGGATAATAATCACATCGATAAACAGAGCGGCCTCCCTATTATTTCTTTATATGGGAGAGATAAAGATGGGCGTGTGCGGGCACATCCCACTGAAGCGCAGTTATCTGATGTTGATATCGTTATTTATGATTTACAGGATGTAGGTGTTCGTTATTTTACCTATACCATTTCTATGCATCATATGTTGGAAAGCCTGCAAAAGTATCATAAACAATTTATGGTATTTGATCGGCCTAACCCACTCGGAAATTATGTCTATGGGCCTATTCTCGAAGAAGAGAATATTTCTGGTATTGGTATGCATCCTATCCCGATGGTGCATGGGCTGACATCAGGGGAGTTTGCCCGCATGATAGTTAATGAGGGCTGGCTAACGCATTTTGATGATTCTAATTGGCAGGCATTTGGCATCAAAGCTTATCAGTTTCCACCTGAGGATTTGACTGTCATCGCCATGGAGAATTACACACATGATTTGCCTTATTCATTGCCAGTAAGACCTTCGCCAAATTTACGCAGTGATTTGGCTATTCAGCTTTACCCTTCTTTGGGATTATTTGAAGCCACTAGTGTCAATATGGGGCGAGGTTCTGATCACCCCTTTGAACAATTAGGTTTCCCATCTAAGTATTTTTATACTAATACCTGCTATCACGTCGACATTAACCAGCAAAAAACAGGCTGGCCACAAGCAGGCAAAGAAGTATGTGGCGAAAAATTTGCTGCCATTAATATATCCGACTTTAAGCCAACAATAGGTTACTTTGTTGAATGGTGGTTCAAATTTAAAGAGGCCGGTTATTCAATGGTCGTCCCACCGCAAAGTGAGGAAAATTACCTGGATTATCAGGAAAAGTATTTCTTAATACGCCCTCTTTGGTTAGCGAAATTAACGGGCACCCGTAATTTAGTTAAATTAATGGAAGAAGCCAACGAGAAGAAATTGACTGTCGATGAGACCATTCATTATCTGGAGTCTTACTGGCAGCCCGGGGTTGATAATTATTTGAAGTTACGCGAGAAATATAAAATCTATCCTTGA
- the rpoD gene encoding RNA polymerase sigma factor RpoD, with translation MEQNPQSQLKLLVTRGKEQGYLTYAEVNDHLPEDIVDSDQIEDIIQMINDMGIQVLEEAPDADDLMLAENTTDTDDDAAEAAAQVLSSVESEIGRTTDPVRMYMREMGTVELLTREGEIDIAKRIEDGINQVQCSVAEYPEAITYLLEQYDRVEAGEARLSDLINGFVDPNAEEDIAPTATHVGSELSTEERDDDDDKEDEDEEEEEDDNSIDPELARQKFSELREQYENTRMAIKKNGRSHASAAAEILNLSEVFKQFRLVPKQFDYLVNNMRAMMDRVRTQERIIMKLCVEQCKMPKKNFVTLFASNETSDTWFAAAVAMGKPWSEKLKDVSDDVQRSLQKLRQIEEETGLTIEQVKDINRRMSIGEAKARRAKKEMVEANLRLVISIAKKYTNRGLQFLDLIQEGNIGLMKAVDKFEYRRGYKFSTYATWWIRQAITRSIADQARTIRIPVHMIETINKLNRISRQMLQEMGREPTPEELAERMLMPEDKIRKVLKIAKEPISMETPIGDDEDSHLGDFIEDTTLELPLDSATSESLRSATHDVLAGLTAREAKVLRMRFGIDMNTDHTLEEVGKQFDVTRERIRQIEAKALRKLRHPSRSEVLRSFLDD, from the coding sequence ATGGAGCAAAACCCGCAGTCACAGCTGAAGCTACTTGTCACCCGTGGTAAGGAGCAAGGCTATCTGACCTATGCTGAGGTCAATGACCATCTGCCGGAAGATATCGTCGATTCCGATCAGATCGAAGACATCATCCAGATGATTAATGACATGGGCATACAGGTGCTGGAAGAAGCCCCTGATGCTGATGATTTAATGCTGGCCGAGAACACCACTGATACCGACGATGACGCAGCTGAAGCTGCTGCACAGGTGTTGTCCAGTGTTGAATCCGAAATCGGGCGTACTACCGACCCGGTGCGCATGTACATGCGCGAAATGGGTACCGTTGAGCTATTGACGCGTGAAGGCGAGATTGATATCGCCAAACGTATCGAAGACGGTATCAATCAGGTGCAGTGTTCTGTTGCTGAATACCCTGAAGCGATTACTTATCTGTTGGAACAATATGATCGCGTCGAAGCGGGTGAAGCCCGTTTATCCGACCTAATCAACGGCTTTGTCGATCCCAATGCTGAAGAAGATATTGCGCCGACGGCGACTCACGTTGGTTCTGAATTATCCACTGAAGAAAGGGATGACGACGACGACAAAGAAGATGAAGACGAAGAAGAAGAAGAAGACGACAACAGCATCGATCCAGAGCTGGCACGCCAGAAATTCAGCGAATTGCGTGAACAGTATGAAAACACACGCATGGCAATCAAGAAAAATGGCCGTAGCCACGCCAGTGCTGCTGCCGAGATTCTGAATCTTTCTGAAGTGTTCAAACAGTTCCGTCTGGTACCGAAGCAGTTCGACTATCTGGTCAACAACATGCGTGCCATGATGGATCGCGTTCGTACTCAAGAACGTATCATCATGAAGCTGTGTGTTGAGCAGTGCAAAATGCCGAAGAAAAACTTCGTTACCCTGTTTGCCAGCAATGAAACCAGCGATACCTGGTTTGCAGCAGCGGTTGCTATGGGCAAACCTTGGTCTGAAAAACTGAAAGATGTTTCGGACGATGTGCAACGTAGCTTGCAGAAACTGCGTCAGATCGAAGAAGAAACCGGCCTGACTATTGAGCAAGTGAAAGACATCAACCGCCGTATGTCTATCGGTGAAGCAAAAGCGCGTCGTGCCAAGAAAGAAATGGTCGAGGCTAACCTGCGTCTGGTTATCTCTATTGCGAAAAAATACACCAACCGTGGCCTGCAATTCCTTGATTTAATTCAGGAAGGTAACATCGGTTTGATGAAGGCAGTAGATAAATTCGAATACCGTCGTGGTTATAAGTTCTCAACCTATGCAACTTGGTGGATTCGTCAGGCTATCACCCGCTCTATCGCGGACCAGGCACGTACCATTCGTATTCCGGTGCATATGATTGAGACCATTAACAAACTCAACCGTATTTCGCGCCAGATGCTGCAAGAGATGGGCCGTGAACCAACACCGGAAGAGTTGGCTGAACGCATGCTGATGCCGGAAGACAAAATCCGTAAAGTGTTGAAGATTGCGAAAGAGCCAATCTCAATGGAAACTCCTATCGGTGATGATGAAGATTCACATCTGGGTGATTTCATTGAAGATACCACTCTGGAGCTGCCGCTGGACTCTGCAACCTCTGAGAGCCTGCGCTCTGCCACTCACGATGTGTTAGCTGGCCTGACAGCGCGTGAGGCGAAAGTTCTGCGTATGCGTTTCGGTATCGATATGAACACTGACCACACTCTGGAAGAAGTGGGCAAACAGTTCGACGTCACCCGTGAACGTATCCGTCAGATCGAAGCTAAAGCATTGCGTAAATTGCGTCACCCAAGCCGCTCTGAAGTGCTGCGCAGCTTCCTGGACGATTAA
- a CDS encoding S66 family peptidase, whose product MSAPCPLLPPALKIGDTIGFFSASAPATVSANHRFNRAQDYLRAKGFNLQAGMLTGKSDFYRSGSILARAEELNRLIRDPNVNCIMSTIGGYNSNSLLPYIDYSALQANPKIIIGYSDSTALLLGIYARTGLITFYGPALIPSFGEFPPLVDETYNNLAAILIEQPPLPYSYPLPSYWSDERINWNDQQPIRPKTLYNNNCQFIGSNSVSGRVIGGNLNTLSGIWGSVYMPEIMAGDIIFIEDSLKDIATVERSFAMLALNGIFDRVAAIILGKHEGFDDAGSGRTPYDVLKEVLGTKTLPIVNGFDCCHTHPMLTLPLGCQIMIDFDCQQVSLITPYLK is encoded by the coding sequence ATGTCAGCGCCATGTCCATTACTACCGCCTGCACTTAAAATCGGTGACACAATCGGTTTTTTCTCTGCTTCAGCGCCAGCGACTGTCTCCGCGAATCACCGTTTTAATCGTGCTCAAGATTATCTCAGAGCTAAAGGGTTTAATTTACAGGCCGGTATGCTGACAGGAAAATCGGATTTCTACCGTTCAGGTTCTATTTTGGCGCGGGCAGAAGAGCTGAACAGATTGATCCGCGATCCTAATGTTAATTGTATTATGTCAACTATCGGAGGCTATAACAGTAACTCATTACTGCCCTATATCGATTATAGTGCGTTGCAAGCGAACCCCAAGATTATCATCGGATATTCAGATAGCACCGCCTTGTTATTGGGAATTTATGCCCGCACAGGTCTTATTACATTTTATGGGCCAGCATTGATCCCTTCATTTGGTGAGTTCCCACCTCTGGTCGATGAAACATATAATAATCTTGCAGCTATTCTGATTGAACAACCTCCATTACCTTATTCTTACCCATTACCGAGCTATTGGAGTGATGAACGCATCAACTGGAACGATCAACAACCGATCCGGCCTAAAACACTTTACAACAATAATTGCCAATTTATCGGTAGCAACAGCGTATCCGGACGGGTTATTGGTGGAAATCTTAATACGCTATCGGGCATATGGGGGAGTGTGTATATGCCTGAGATTATGGCCGGCGATATTATTTTTATTGAAGACAGCCTTAAAGATATCGCGACTGTAGAACGTTCATTCGCGATGTTGGCATTAAATGGCATATTTGATCGTGTTGCTGCCATTATTTTAGGTAAACATGAGGGCTTCGACGATGCTGGAAGTGGCCGTACCCCCTATGATGTATTAAAGGAAGTATTAGGAACCAAAACATTACCAATAGTGAATGGGTTCGACTGTTGTCACACACACCCGATGCTGACATTGCCTTTAGGCTGCCAAATCATGATCGATTTTGACTGCCAGCAAGTCTCACTGATAACACCTTATCTTAAATAA